ATGTAAAGGAATCGTAATTATCTATCATGAGGAGCATCGTCCAGCCTCCGCAAGTTCCACAGCCTTCATCATGGCCATTGCTTTATTTACTGTTTCTTTGTATTCCAGTTCAGGAACTGAGTCCGCAACAATACCGGCTCCTGCCTGTACATAGACCATCCCTTTGTGTATTATGAGAGTCCTTATAGTTATGCAGGTGTCCATATTTCCATTCAGACTGAAGTATCCTACAGCACCTGAGTAAGGACCCCTCCTTACCGGTTCAAGTTCATCAATGATCTCCATTGACCTCACCTTAGGTGCACCTGTTACAGTGCCGGCAGGAAAACAGGACTTAAGTACATCGAAGCAATCGAGCCCTTTTCTGAGTCTACCCTCCACATTTGATACAATGTGCATTACATGACTGTAGCGCTCCACTGTCATGAATTCACTGACCCTTACGCTACCGATTTCTGCAACTCTTCCAACATCATTCCTTCCGAGGTCAACAAGCATCAGGTGTTCTGCCCTTTCCTTTGGATCATTAAGAAGTTCTCTTTCTAATTCTAAATCTTCTTCTTCGGTTTTACCCCGCCTTCTCGTTCCAGCAATAGGTCTCAGAGTTATCCGGTCTCCTTCAAGTCTCACAAGTATTTCAGGTGATGAGCCAACAAGACAGGAACCACCTATATCCAGAAAATACATATAGGGTGAAGGATTAATTAGTCTAAGGGCCCTGTAGATATCGAAGGCATCAACTCTGGTTCTCCTTTCAAATCTCTGAGAAAGAACAACCTGTACCACATCACCAGACATTACATATTCCTTTGCCTTTGATACAGCTCTGAGAAAATCCTCTTTACTGACGTTAGAAAGAAAATCTTTTTTTCTCTTCGGCTCTGCCGTGCAGGGACTTATAAAGCGGAAGTTTATCTTTTTTGTGAGTTTTTTTTTGATTGAATCAATCCTCTGCACTGCTTTTTCATAGGCGCTTTCAGGTTTATTTCCGGGTTCCACAAGGTTTACTATCTTAATGCTCTGCCTAAGATTATCAAAAATAAGAAGGGTATCTGTAAACATCAAATACATTTCTGGAAGATTAAGAGCGGGTTTTGCAGATATATTTATTCTCTCGAAGAACCTGACCATGTCATAGCCAATATAACCTACCAGGCCACCAAAGAATCTCGGAAGCCCCTCAATTTCCGGTGTCCTGAACTGGTTGATAAAGTCCTTTATATATCCAATGGGGTCTTCAGTTTTTATGCTCATTCTGGTATTTTTTTTAGTCAAGGTTATCTTTCCATTCCGGTATGTTATTACTGCTGATGGTTCTGTGCCGGCAAAGGAATATCTTGCCCACTTTTCACCGCCGATCACACTCTCAAGAAGAAAAGAAGGAGAGCTTTTCAGTTTCAGAAAGGCACTGACAGGTGTCTCAAGGTCTGCCACAACCTCTTCATAAATAGGAATTAGATTTGATTCCCTGGATAGGATTTTAAATGTCCTTAAGTCGGGATACATTTTTTATGATAGCTTAAAGGACATTCTAAGGGCAAGATAATAAAATTCTTGATATAATAAGTGTTTTCTGATAACCTATGTTTAGGATATGGCGGAGGACAAAAGGCCTTATAATGGTGCATATTCTCCTATGGCAAGGATAAGGGACTATTATCTCGGTCTTACCATCTCAAAAAAGATTCTTCTCGGATATATGATAATGGCACTTCTTCTGATAATAACCTCTCTCTTTACTCTCTTCAGCTTAGGAAGACTCAATTCAATTCAGGAGGCAATTCTTAACAGAGATGTAAAGATAATTGAACTGACAGAGAGGCTTTCAGAGGTGCTTGTCAGGGAGGAGGTATATGGAAGGCGCTATACCATACTCGGAAGTCCTGAGATGCTGGGGATATTCTGGAAGAGTGTTGATGAGGCAAAAGATTTAATCAAGACCCTTTCTGATATGGATAAATCAGCTGGAGGTCTTATAAAACTTCACGATGAATTTACAGAACTGTTTGTTAAATACTTCAGGCACTCAAGAGACCTTCTATCACCCGAGGCAAAAAGAAACGATCAGTTAATTAAGAAAAAACATGAAGAGCTTTCAGAATTCATAACAAAAATAAATGAAAATGCAAGGAAGTCCCAGAGGGCAAAGATACTTGAGGGCTCAATGATAAGTTTAAGGGCATACAGGATAGCTGGCATACTCTGTATGATAGGATTAATTTTCGGGCTTGTCTCTGTGGTCTTTATTACCCATGATATCTCATCATCAGTAGACAAACTGAAGAAGGCAACACAGGATATAGCAGAGGGCAGATTCGATTCTGTTCCTGACATTAAAAATAAAGATGAGCTTGGTGACCTTGCAAGGGCATTCACAGAAATGGCAAAAAGACTTAAGAAGCTTGAAGAGATGTATCTTGATGCAAGTCCTCTTACAAGGCTGCCAGGCGGCATAGCCATTGAGAATGTCCTCAGGAAAAGGATCAATTCAAAAACTCCACTGGCATTCTGTCTTGTTGATATGGATAACTTTAAGGCCTTTAATGATAGATATGGATATGCCAGAGGCAGTGAGGTCATAAAGGCACTGGGAAATATTATAGAGAAGGCAGTCAAGAAGCATGGCATGGAAGAAGATTTTATCGGACACATTGGTGGAGATGACTTTGTAATCATAACCGTTCCTGAAAGGTATCCGAAGATATGTGGGGAGATAATATCTGAATTTGACAGAGTTATTGTAGATTTCTACGATCCCGAAGACAGGAAGCTCGGATATATTATAGGAAAGACCAGGCAGGGTGTTGAGATGAAATTTCCGATCATGACAGTTTCAATAGCTGTTGTGACAAATCAGCAGAGGGAACTTACAGACCCTGTTCAGGTCGGTGAGATTGCAGCAGAGCTGAAGGAATATGCTAAAACAATCAAAGGCAGCCTCTATGTGGTGGACAAAAGAAGAAAAGATTCCCGACAGGCCCTCAGTGAAGAAAATGTAATAAGATTTCCAAGGCAGGTTACAGATGCTTAGGAAAAATATTTTTTATGTACTGCTAATTCTTCTTACAGGCTGTACTCCATCTTATGAGCCTCCTGTGATAGAACCAAAGAAGGAGTGTCCTGAGCATATTGAGCCTAATTTCCTGCTCATTTTTAGGGAATATGCCTTTATACCTCCTGAGGAATTCGGACCAAAGGTTAAAGGACTGGAGGCCTTGCTTTCCAGAAAGAATCTTTCTGATAGTGATAAGGGGCTTTATCATCTACGCCTTTCGATTCTTTTCAGTCATTTTAAAAATCCAAAAGTGGATTATAACAGGGCTTTAAAAGAACTTGAGCTCTATCTCTTACTTTCAAAAGATGAAGATAAACTGGTCCAGTTTTACCTGGACCTTCTAAGGGAGATTGTCAGACTTGATAAGGAAGGAAAAGAGTTAAGACACAAGCTGGAACTTCTTAAAGGTCTTGATCTGGATATAGAAAAGAAAAGAATCAAGCCCAGATAATCAATAATTGCATAGTTGACTAAATTTACTGATAAAAAAATAGGTTTCACGGTCTTCACAGAGCTACAGAATTTCTTATTCACTTAAAAGGTACGTTAGTTAATAAAGATATTCTTGATATTCCATATAATTTGTCGTAAGAGGTTACAAAAAGACTTTGGAGTAAAGTATTCCTTTTATAAGTATAAATTTTTCATCATTTCAAAATATTCAAAGTTGCGAAATTTATTGACAAATGATAAACCATTCTGATATTTTAAATGAAGCGTTGTATTCAGAGAATTTTAAAGAACTGTAATAAGTGTAGAGGTATAGATTATGGAAAAGAAGAAGATGGCAATTGTTGCAGCAAGTGGTACCCTTGATAAGGCCTATGCTGCGCTTGTTATTGCTTCGACAGCTGCTACCCTTGATACAGATGTGAGGATATTCTTTGCCTTTGGTGGTATGAATATCATTCATAAGGAAATGAACAAAAAGATTCCACCTCCTCCCGGAATGGAAGGGCTTCCTGAACTTATTAAGAGCATAAAATGGGCATCTCTTCCTGAGATGCTTCAGATGGCAAAGGATGCTGGTGTAAAACTCATTGCATGCTCTGCAACAATGCAGATGCTGGGATACAAAAAGGAAGACTTTGTTGAAGGAGTGGAGATTGCTGATGCGGACAAATTTGTAGAATTTGCCCTTGAGGCTCAAAGCAGCCTTTTCATATAACCTCCCTTTTGAATTGAGGTTGAGGTCAGTTTTAATAATTATCTGCCTCAACCTCTTTTTTTATACACAATTTTTGGTCCTCTGGTAAAATTCTATATGAGCAAAGAGGTTATAATCCTTCTCGGTCCAACCTCTGTAGGAAAGACAGAGGTTTCGGTGATCCTTGCTGAGAGATTAAATACAGAGATAATTAGTGCAGATTCCATGCAGGTCTACAGGGGAATGGATATCGGAACTGCGAAACCATCATTAGCATTGAGAAGTAAGATAAAGCATCATATGATAGATATTTGCGAGCCCTCTGAGGAATTCAGCACTGGTAGATACATAGAGGAGGTTAAAAAAATAATAGATAGACTTCATGATGTAGGAAAGATTCCTATTGTAGTGGGCGGAACAGGTTTGTATATAAGGGCAATGACAAGGGGATTATTTTCAGGTGTCTCTGCAGACTGGGGTTTGCGTGAAGAGCTTAACAGAATGGAGGATGAGCAGCCAGGCTATCTCTATGAATATCTCAGAAATCTTGATCCTGAAGCCGCATCAAGGATAATGGCGTCTGACAGAAGAAGACTGATAAGAGCAATTGAAGTGTGCCTTCTAATGAAGGGAAAGATATCAGAATTCCAGAGAGAACATACAAAACCCCTTCCCTATAATTTTATAAAAATCGGGTTAATGAGAGATAGAAAGGAGCTTTACAGGCTTATAGAAGAAAGGATTGATAGAATGATTGAGGCAGGGCTCGTTGGAGAGGTCAAGTGGCTTCTTGAGCAGACTCCTTCAAGAACAACCCTTCAGGCTATAGGATATAAAGAACTAATAGGTTATTTAAAGGGAGAGATCAGTCTTCAGGAGGCGATAAGATTAATTAAGAAGAGGACAAAGCTTTATGCAAAGAGACAGTTCACCTGGTTTAAAAAGGAGCCTGATATAACATGGATTGATGTAACAGGCATAAGAGAGCCCGAAGAGATTCTCGCAAGGATACTGCCATACATTGCCCTTAAAATATCCACCAGTGATCCTGGACATCAAGATTTGTGAGTCCAGATTCCTTTGACTTATTCATAAATC
The sequence above is drawn from the Thermodesulfovibrionales bacterium genome and encodes:
- the trpE gene encoding anthranilate synthase component I, which codes for MYPDLRTFKILSRESNLIPIYEEVVADLETPVSAFLKLKSSPSFLLESVIGGEKWARYSFAGTEPSAVITYRNGKITLTKKNTRMSIKTEDPIGYIKDFINQFRTPEIEGLPRFFGGLVGYIGYDMVRFFERINISAKPALNLPEMYLMFTDTLLIFDNLRQSIKIVNLVEPGNKPESAYEKAVQRIDSIKKKLTKKINFRFISPCTAEPKRKKDFLSNVSKEDFLRAVSKAKEYVMSGDVVQVVLSQRFERRTRVDAFDIYRALRLINPSPYMYFLDIGGSCLVGSSPEILVRLEGDRITLRPIAGTRRRGKTEEEDLELERELLNDPKERAEHLMLVDLGRNDVGRVAEIGSVRVSEFMTVERYSHVMHIVSNVEGRLRKGLDCFDVLKSCFPAGTVTGAPKVRSMEIIDELEPVRRGPYSGAVGYFSLNGNMDTCITIRTLIIHKGMVYVQAGAGIVADSVPELEYKETVNKAMAMMKAVELAEAGRCSS
- a CDS encoding diguanylate cyclase, yielding MAEDKRPYNGAYSPMARIRDYYLGLTISKKILLGYMIMALLLIITSLFTLFSLGRLNSIQEAILNRDVKIIELTERLSEVLVREEVYGRRYTILGSPEMLGIFWKSVDEAKDLIKTLSDMDKSAGGLIKLHDEFTELFVKYFRHSRDLLSPEAKRNDQLIKKKHEELSEFITKINENARKSQRAKILEGSMISLRAYRIAGILCMIGLIFGLVSVVFITHDISSSVDKLKKATQDIAEGRFDSVPDIKNKDELGDLARAFTEMAKRLKKLEEMYLDASPLTRLPGGIAIENVLRKRINSKTPLAFCLVDMDNFKAFNDRYGYARGSEVIKALGNIIEKAVKKHGMEEDFIGHIGGDDFVIITVPERYPKICGEIISEFDRVIVDFYDPEDRKLGYIIGKTRQGVEMKFPIMTVSIAVVTNQQRELTDPVQVGEIAAELKEYAKTIKGSLYVVDKRRKDSRQALSEENVIRFPRQVTDA
- a CDS encoding DsrE/DsrF/DrsH-like family protein, with amino-acid sequence MEKKKMAIVAASGTLDKAYAALVIASTAATLDTDVRIFFAFGGMNIIHKEMNKKIPPPPGMEGLPELIKSIKWASLPEMLQMAKDAGVKLIACSATMQMLGYKKEDFVEGVEIADADKFVEFALEAQSSLFI
- the miaA gene encoding tRNA (adenosine(37)-N6)-dimethylallyltransferase MiaA, translating into MSKEVIILLGPTSVGKTEVSVILAERLNTEIISADSMQVYRGMDIGTAKPSLALRSKIKHHMIDICEPSEEFSTGRYIEEVKKIIDRLHDVGKIPIVVGGTGLYIRAMTRGLFSGVSADWGLREELNRMEDEQPGYLYEYLRNLDPEAASRIMASDRRRLIRAIEVCLLMKGKISEFQREHTKPLPYNFIKIGLMRDRKELYRLIEERIDRMIEAGLVGEVKWLLEQTPSRTTLQAIGYKELIGYLKGEISLQEAIRLIKKRTKLYAKRQFTWFKKEPDITWIDVTGIREPEEILARILPYIALKISTSDPGHQDL